One genomic segment of Sorex araneus isolate mSorAra2 chromosome X, mSorAra2.pri, whole genome shotgun sequence includes these proteins:
- the SLC4A3 gene encoding anion exchange protein 3 isoform X2, translated as MPFHRHTSHHTHHPLSARLPPPHKFRRLPPTSARQAKRKRKKEKTSAPPSEGTPPIQEEGGAGGEEEDEEEEEEEEGESEEAEPAEPPSASPPKAKFSIGSDEDDSPGLSGRAAAARPPPPGTPRAHGSPQLPASSPSPRARASRLAGDRRAWSPSASYDLRERLCPGSALGSLGGPEQQVPTDEAEAQMLGSADLDDMKSHRLEDNPGVRRHLVKKPSRTQGGRGSPGGLAPILRRKKKKKKLDRRPHEVFVELNELTLDRSQEPHWRETARWIKFEEDVDEETERWGKPHVASLSFRSLLELRRTIAHGAALLDLEQTTLPGIAHLVVETMIVSDQIRPEDRASVLRTLLLKHSHPNDDKETGFFPRNPSSSSVNSVLGNHHPTPSHGPDGAVPTMADDGGEPAPLWPHDPDAKERPLHVPGGDGHRGKSLKLLEKIPEDAEATVVLVGSVPFLEQPAAAFVRLSEAVLLESVLEVPVPVRFLFVLLGPSGTSTDYHELGRSIATLMSDKLFHEAAYQADDRQDLLGAISEFLDGSIVIPPSEVEGRDLLRSVAAFQRELLRKRREREQGKAEASAQGGYAGPGKELSMDMGGSEATPEDDPLLRTGSVFGGLIRDVKRRYPHYPSDLRDALHSQCLAAVLFIYFAALSPAITFGGLLGEKTEGLMGVSELIVSTAVLGVIFSLLGAQPLLVVGFSGPLLVFEEAFFKFCRAQGLEYLTGRVWVGLWLVVFVLALVAAEGSFLVRYISPFTQEIFAFLISLIFIYETFHKLYKVFMEHPLLPFYPPEGALEAGLELNASALPPTEGPPGPRNQPNTALLSLILMLGTFLIAFFLRKFRNSRFLGGKARRIIGDFGIPISILVMVLVDYSITDTYTQKLTVPTGLSVTSPQKRSWFIPPLGSARPFPPWMMVAAAVPALLVLILIFMETQITALIVSQKARRLLKGSGFHLDLLLIGSLGGLCGLFGLPWLTAATVRSVTHVNALTVMRTAIAPGEKPQIQEVREQRVTGVLIASLVGLSIVMGAVLRRIPLAVLFGIFLYMGVTSLSGIQLSQRLLLILMPAKHHPEQPYVTKVKTWRMHLFTCIQLGCIALLWVVKSTAASLAFPFLLLLTVPLRRCLLPRLFQERELQALDSEDAEPNFDEDGQDEYNELHMPV; from the exons ATGCCAT TTCACCGGCAcacctcccaccacacccaccacccgcTCTCGGCGCGCCTGCCTCCGCCGCACAAGTTTCGCCGgctgccccccacctccgcccggcaggccaagaggaagaggaagaaggagaaaaccTCCGCGCCCCCATCCGAGGGGACGCCCCCCATCCAGGAGGAGGGTGGcgctggaggggaggaggaggacgaggaggaggaggaggaggaggaaggcgagTCCGAGGAGGCCGAGCCCGCTGAGCCCCCTTCGGCGTCGCCACCCAAAGCCAAG TTCTCTATTGGAAGCGATGAGGATGACAGCCCCGGGCTCTCGGGAAGGGCCGCtgccgcccggcccccgccccccgggacaCCCCGAGCCCACGGgagcccccagctcccagccag ctcccccagcccccgggcccgGGCCTCGCGGCTGGCTGGGGACAGGAGAGCCTGGAGCCCGTCGGCCAGCTACGACCTGCGGGAGCGGCTGTGCCCGGGCAGCGCGCTGGGCAGCCTCGGGGGGCCGGAGCAGCAGGTGCCCACGGATGAGGCGGAGGCGCAGATGCTGGGGTCCGCGGACCTGGACGACATGAAGA GTCACCGGCTGGAAGACAACCCCGGCGTGCGCCGGCACCTGGTGAAGAAGCCGTCGCGGACACAGGGCGGCCGGGGCAGTCCCGGAGGCCTGGCGCCCATCCTGCGccggaagaagaagaagaagaagctggaCCGGAGGCCTCACGAG GTGTTCGTGGAGCTGAATGAGCTGACCCTGGACCGCAGCCAGGAGCCGCACTGGCGGGAGACGGCGCGCTGGATCAAGTTCGAGGAAGACGTGGACGAGGAGACGGAGCGCTGGGGCAAGCCGCACGTGGCCTCGCTGTCCTTCCGCAGCCTGCTCGAGCTGCGCAGGACCATCGCGCACG GAGCCGCCCTCCTGGACCTGGAGCAGACCACGCTGCCGGGCATCGCGCATCTCGTGGTGGAGACCATGATCGTGTCAGACCAGATCCGGCCGGAGGACAGGGCCAGCGTCCTGCGCACGCTGCTGCTCAAACACAG CCACCCCAACGACGACAAGGAGACGGGCTTCTTCCCCCGCAACCCGTCCAGCTCCAGCGTGAACTCGGTCCTGGGgaaccaccaccccacccccagccacggCCCGGACGGTGCCGTGCCCACCATGGCCGACGACGGGGGGGAGCCGGCCCCGCTCTGGCCGCATGACCCCGACGCCAAGGAG AGGCCCCTGCACGTGCCCGGGGGAGACGGCCACCGGGGAAAGAGCCTGAAGCTGCTGGAGAAGATCCCCGAGGACGCTGAGGCCACCGTCGTGCTCGTGG GCAGCGTGCCCTTCCTGGAGCAGCCGGCGGCGGCCTTCGTGCGTCTGAGCGAGGCGGTGCTGCTGGAGTCGGTGCTGGAGGTCCCGGTGCCCGTGCGCTTCCTCTTCGTGCTGCTCGGGCCCAGCGGCACCAGCACCGACTACCACGAGCTGGGCCGCTCCATCGCCACCCTCATGTCCGACAAG CTCTTCCACGAGGCGGCCTACCAGGCCGACGACCGGCAGGACCTGCTGGGCGCCATCAGCGAGTTCCTGGACGGCAGCATCGTCATCCCGCCGTCCGAGGTCGAGGGCCGCGACCTGCTGCGCTCCGTGGCCGCCTTCCAGCGCGAGCTGCTGCGCAAGCGGCGGGAGCGCGAGCAGGGCAAGGCCGAGGCCAGCGCGCAGGGCGGCTACGCGGGCCCCGGGAAAG AGCTGTCCATGGATATGGGGGGTTCTGAGGCCACCCCGGAAGACGACCCCCTGCTGCGGACGGGCTCGGTGTTCGGGGGGCTCATCCGGGACGTGAAGCGCCGGTACCCGCACTACCCCAGCGACCTGCGGGACGCGCTGCACTCGCAGTGCCTGGCCGCCGTCCTCTTCATCTACTTCGCCGCCCTCAGCCCCGCCATCACCTTCGGGGGGCTGCTCG GGGAGAAGACCGAGGGGCTGATGGGCGTGTCCGAGCTGATCGTGTCCACTGCGGTGCTGGGCGTCATCTTCTCGCTGCTGGGCGCGCAGCCGCTGCTGGTGGTCGGCTTCTCGGGGCCGCTGCTGGTCTTCGAAGAAGCCTTCTTCAAG TTCTGCAGAGCCCAGGGCCTGGAGTACCTGACGGGCCGCGTGTGGGTGGGCCTTTGGCTGGTGGTCTTCGTCCTGGCGCTGGTGGCCGCAGAGGGCAGCTTCCTGGTCCGCTACATCTCCCCCTTCACCCAGGAGATCTTCGCCTTCCTCATCTCCCTCATCTTCATCTACGAGACCTTCCACAAGCTCTACaag GTGTTCATGGAGCACCCACTGCTGCCGTTCTACCCGCCTGAGGGGGCCctggaggcggggctggagctgaATGCCAGCGCCCTCCCGCCCACCGAGGGCCCCCCGGGCCCCAGGAACCAGCCCAACACTGCGCTGCTGTCGCTCATTCTCATGCTGGGCACCTTCCTCATCGCCTTCTTCCTGCGCAAGTTCAGGAACAGCCGCTTCCTGGGCGGcaag GCTCGCCGCATCATCGGGGACTTCGGCATCCCCATCTCCATCCTGGTGATGGTGCTGGTGGACTACTCCATCACCGACACCTACACACAG AAGCTGACGGTGCCCACGGGGCTCTCAGTGACCTCCCCGCAGAAGCGCTCGTGGTTCATCCCGCCCCTGGGCAGTGCCCGGCCCTTCCCGCCCTGGATGATGGTGGCCGCCGCCGTCCCCGCGCTCCTGGTCCTCATCCTGATCTTCATGGAGACCCAGATCACGGC GCTGATCGTCAGCCAGAAGGCCCGGCGTCTGCTCAAGGGCTCCGGCTTCCACCTGGACCTGCTGCTCATCGGCTCCCTGGGCGGCCTTTGCGGGCTCTTCGGGCTGCCCTGGCTCACGGCTGCCACCGTCCGCTCGGTCACCCACGTGAACGCGCTGACCGTCATGCGCACGGCCATTGCGCCGGGCGAGAAGCCCCAGATCCAGGAGGTGCGGGAGCAGCGCGTGACGGGAGTGCTCATTGCCAGCCTCGTGG GCCTGTCCATCGTCATGGGCGCCGTGCTACGCCGGATCCCCCTGGCCGTCCTCTTCGGGATCTTCCTCTACATGGGGGTCACGTCCCTGTCTGGCATCCAGCTGTCCCAGCGCCTCTTGCTCATCCTCATGCCCGCAAAACACCACCCCGAGCAGCCTTACGTGACCAAG GTGAAGACGTGGCGGATGCATCTCTTCACCTGCATCCAGCTGGGCTGCATCGCGCTGCTCTGGGTGGTCAAGTCCACGGCGGCCTCGCTGGCCTTCCCCTTCCTGCTGCTGCTCACCGTGCCTCTGCGACGCTGCCTCCTGCCCCGGCTCTTCCAGGAGCGGGAGCTGCAGGCG CTGGACTCGGAAGACGCTGAACCAAATTTCGACGAGGATGGCCAGGACGAATACAACGAGCTGCACATGCCCGTGTGA
- the SLC4A3 gene encoding anion exchange protein 3 isoform X1: MANGVIPPPGGASPLPQVRVPLEEPPLSPDVEDEDDDLGKTLAVSRFGDLINKPPAWDPEKPSRSYSERDFEFHRHTSHHTHHPLSARLPPPHKFRRLPPTSARQAKRKRKKEKTSAPPSEGTPPIQEEGGAGGEEEDEEEEEEEEGESEEAEPAEPPSASPPKAKFSIGSDEDDSPGLSGRAAAARPPPPGTPRAHGSPQLPASSPSPRARASRLAGDRRAWSPSASYDLRERLCPGSALGSLGGPEQQVPTDEAEAQMLGSADLDDMKSHRLEDNPGVRRHLVKKPSRTQGGRGSPGGLAPILRRKKKKKKLDRRPHEVFVELNELTLDRSQEPHWRETARWIKFEEDVDEETERWGKPHVASLSFRSLLELRRTIAHGAALLDLEQTTLPGIAHLVVETMIVSDQIRPEDRASVLRTLLLKHSHPNDDKETGFFPRNPSSSSVNSVLGNHHPTPSHGPDGAVPTMADDGGEPAPLWPHDPDAKERPLHVPGGDGHRGKSLKLLEKIPEDAEATVVLVGSVPFLEQPAAAFVRLSEAVLLESVLEVPVPVRFLFVLLGPSGTSTDYHELGRSIATLMSDKLFHEAAYQADDRQDLLGAISEFLDGSIVIPPSEVEGRDLLRSVAAFQRELLRKRREREQGKAEASAQGGYAGPGKELSMDMGGSEATPEDDPLLRTGSVFGGLIRDVKRRYPHYPSDLRDALHSQCLAAVLFIYFAALSPAITFGGLLGEKTEGLMGVSELIVSTAVLGVIFSLLGAQPLLVVGFSGPLLVFEEAFFKFCRAQGLEYLTGRVWVGLWLVVFVLALVAAEGSFLVRYISPFTQEIFAFLISLIFIYETFHKLYKVFMEHPLLPFYPPEGALEAGLELNASALPPTEGPPGPRNQPNTALLSLILMLGTFLIAFFLRKFRNSRFLGGKARRIIGDFGIPISILVMVLVDYSITDTYTQKLTVPTGLSVTSPQKRSWFIPPLGSARPFPPWMMVAAAVPALLVLILIFMETQITALIVSQKARRLLKGSGFHLDLLLIGSLGGLCGLFGLPWLTAATVRSVTHVNALTVMRTAIAPGEKPQIQEVREQRVTGVLIASLVGLSIVMGAVLRRIPLAVLFGIFLYMGVTSLSGIQLSQRLLLILMPAKHHPEQPYVTKVKTWRMHLFTCIQLGCIALLWVVKSTAASLAFPFLLLLTVPLRRCLLPRLFQERELQALDSEDAEPNFDEDGQDEYNELHMPV, encoded by the exons ATGGCCAACGGCGTGATCCCGCCGCCCGGGggcgcctcccccctcccccag GTCCGGGTGCCCTTGGAGGAGCCCCCTCTGAGCCCTGACGTGGAGGACGAGGACGACGACCTGGGCAAGACCTTGGCTGTGAGCAGGTTTGGGGACCTCATCAACAAGCCCCCGGCCTGGGACCCCGAGAAGCCCAGCCGCAGCTACAGCGAGCGGGACTTTGAGT TTCACCGGCAcacctcccaccacacccaccacccgcTCTCGGCGCGCCTGCCTCCGCCGCACAAGTTTCGCCGgctgccccccacctccgcccggcaggccaagaggaagaggaagaaggagaaaaccTCCGCGCCCCCATCCGAGGGGACGCCCCCCATCCAGGAGGAGGGTGGcgctggaggggaggaggaggacgaggaggaggaggaggaggaggaaggcgagTCCGAGGAGGCCGAGCCCGCTGAGCCCCCTTCGGCGTCGCCACCCAAAGCCAAG TTCTCTATTGGAAGCGATGAGGATGACAGCCCCGGGCTCTCGGGAAGGGCCGCtgccgcccggcccccgccccccgggacaCCCCGAGCCCACGGgagcccccagctcccagccag ctcccccagcccccgggcccgGGCCTCGCGGCTGGCTGGGGACAGGAGAGCCTGGAGCCCGTCGGCCAGCTACGACCTGCGGGAGCGGCTGTGCCCGGGCAGCGCGCTGGGCAGCCTCGGGGGGCCGGAGCAGCAGGTGCCCACGGATGAGGCGGAGGCGCAGATGCTGGGGTCCGCGGACCTGGACGACATGAAGA GTCACCGGCTGGAAGACAACCCCGGCGTGCGCCGGCACCTGGTGAAGAAGCCGTCGCGGACACAGGGCGGCCGGGGCAGTCCCGGAGGCCTGGCGCCCATCCTGCGccggaagaagaagaagaagaagctggaCCGGAGGCCTCACGAG GTGTTCGTGGAGCTGAATGAGCTGACCCTGGACCGCAGCCAGGAGCCGCACTGGCGGGAGACGGCGCGCTGGATCAAGTTCGAGGAAGACGTGGACGAGGAGACGGAGCGCTGGGGCAAGCCGCACGTGGCCTCGCTGTCCTTCCGCAGCCTGCTCGAGCTGCGCAGGACCATCGCGCACG GAGCCGCCCTCCTGGACCTGGAGCAGACCACGCTGCCGGGCATCGCGCATCTCGTGGTGGAGACCATGATCGTGTCAGACCAGATCCGGCCGGAGGACAGGGCCAGCGTCCTGCGCACGCTGCTGCTCAAACACAG CCACCCCAACGACGACAAGGAGACGGGCTTCTTCCCCCGCAACCCGTCCAGCTCCAGCGTGAACTCGGTCCTGGGgaaccaccaccccacccccagccacggCCCGGACGGTGCCGTGCCCACCATGGCCGACGACGGGGGGGAGCCGGCCCCGCTCTGGCCGCATGACCCCGACGCCAAGGAG AGGCCCCTGCACGTGCCCGGGGGAGACGGCCACCGGGGAAAGAGCCTGAAGCTGCTGGAGAAGATCCCCGAGGACGCTGAGGCCACCGTCGTGCTCGTGG GCAGCGTGCCCTTCCTGGAGCAGCCGGCGGCGGCCTTCGTGCGTCTGAGCGAGGCGGTGCTGCTGGAGTCGGTGCTGGAGGTCCCGGTGCCCGTGCGCTTCCTCTTCGTGCTGCTCGGGCCCAGCGGCACCAGCACCGACTACCACGAGCTGGGCCGCTCCATCGCCACCCTCATGTCCGACAAG CTCTTCCACGAGGCGGCCTACCAGGCCGACGACCGGCAGGACCTGCTGGGCGCCATCAGCGAGTTCCTGGACGGCAGCATCGTCATCCCGCCGTCCGAGGTCGAGGGCCGCGACCTGCTGCGCTCCGTGGCCGCCTTCCAGCGCGAGCTGCTGCGCAAGCGGCGGGAGCGCGAGCAGGGCAAGGCCGAGGCCAGCGCGCAGGGCGGCTACGCGGGCCCCGGGAAAG AGCTGTCCATGGATATGGGGGGTTCTGAGGCCACCCCGGAAGACGACCCCCTGCTGCGGACGGGCTCGGTGTTCGGGGGGCTCATCCGGGACGTGAAGCGCCGGTACCCGCACTACCCCAGCGACCTGCGGGACGCGCTGCACTCGCAGTGCCTGGCCGCCGTCCTCTTCATCTACTTCGCCGCCCTCAGCCCCGCCATCACCTTCGGGGGGCTGCTCG GGGAGAAGACCGAGGGGCTGATGGGCGTGTCCGAGCTGATCGTGTCCACTGCGGTGCTGGGCGTCATCTTCTCGCTGCTGGGCGCGCAGCCGCTGCTGGTGGTCGGCTTCTCGGGGCCGCTGCTGGTCTTCGAAGAAGCCTTCTTCAAG TTCTGCAGAGCCCAGGGCCTGGAGTACCTGACGGGCCGCGTGTGGGTGGGCCTTTGGCTGGTGGTCTTCGTCCTGGCGCTGGTGGCCGCAGAGGGCAGCTTCCTGGTCCGCTACATCTCCCCCTTCACCCAGGAGATCTTCGCCTTCCTCATCTCCCTCATCTTCATCTACGAGACCTTCCACAAGCTCTACaag GTGTTCATGGAGCACCCACTGCTGCCGTTCTACCCGCCTGAGGGGGCCctggaggcggggctggagctgaATGCCAGCGCCCTCCCGCCCACCGAGGGCCCCCCGGGCCCCAGGAACCAGCCCAACACTGCGCTGCTGTCGCTCATTCTCATGCTGGGCACCTTCCTCATCGCCTTCTTCCTGCGCAAGTTCAGGAACAGCCGCTTCCTGGGCGGcaag GCTCGCCGCATCATCGGGGACTTCGGCATCCCCATCTCCATCCTGGTGATGGTGCTGGTGGACTACTCCATCACCGACACCTACACACAG AAGCTGACGGTGCCCACGGGGCTCTCAGTGACCTCCCCGCAGAAGCGCTCGTGGTTCATCCCGCCCCTGGGCAGTGCCCGGCCCTTCCCGCCCTGGATGATGGTGGCCGCCGCCGTCCCCGCGCTCCTGGTCCTCATCCTGATCTTCATGGAGACCCAGATCACGGC GCTGATCGTCAGCCAGAAGGCCCGGCGTCTGCTCAAGGGCTCCGGCTTCCACCTGGACCTGCTGCTCATCGGCTCCCTGGGCGGCCTTTGCGGGCTCTTCGGGCTGCCCTGGCTCACGGCTGCCACCGTCCGCTCGGTCACCCACGTGAACGCGCTGACCGTCATGCGCACGGCCATTGCGCCGGGCGAGAAGCCCCAGATCCAGGAGGTGCGGGAGCAGCGCGTGACGGGAGTGCTCATTGCCAGCCTCGTGG GCCTGTCCATCGTCATGGGCGCCGTGCTACGCCGGATCCCCCTGGCCGTCCTCTTCGGGATCTTCCTCTACATGGGGGTCACGTCCCTGTCTGGCATCCAGCTGTCCCAGCGCCTCTTGCTCATCCTCATGCCCGCAAAACACCACCCCGAGCAGCCTTACGTGACCAAG GTGAAGACGTGGCGGATGCATCTCTTCACCTGCATCCAGCTGGGCTGCATCGCGCTGCTCTGGGTGGTCAAGTCCACGGCGGCCTCGCTGGCCTTCCCCTTCCTGCTGCTGCTCACCGTGCCTCTGCGACGCTGCCTCCTGCCCCGGCTCTTCCAGGAGCGGGAGCTGCAGGCG CTGGACTCGGAAGACGCTGAACCAAATTTCGACGAGGATGGCCAGGACGAATACAACGAGCTGCACATGCCCGTGTGA